ATCTTGAGCTTGAACCCCATCTCGTCGTCGATCTGCACGTTGGGGTCGATGGCCCGGGCCTCCTCCAGGGTGATCTCAGCGTCCGGGTCTTCCACTTCCGCGGCGACCACCTTGAACTGGTAGACGTCGATCTCGCCCTGCTCTTCGTTGTACCCCACCTCGAAATCCAGGTGGTCCCCATATTTGCGGGCCACGGAGGAGCGCACGGCCTCCTCGAGGGTGTCAACGAGGAGATCCCGGTCGATGCCCCGGTCCTTGCTTATCTGGTCGATTGCCTTTTTCAGCTCCATGCTCATGGGGTCACCTCCGAGGGTCCATGGAAATGTTCCTGGCCGGGATCTCCTGCCGCATCGGGAAAACGGTGCACCAGCCTGGCCTTTTTGACGTCGTTCCAGGCAAAGTCCACGGCGGTCTGTTTCGGTCCCGGATCGGCCGTCATGGTGAACGCCTCGCCTGCGGCCCCGGTCAGGATTCCCCGGAACCTCCGACGCCCTAAGCGGGGCGTCAGAAGCGTCACCTCGATTTCACGGCCGATGTGCCCGGCGAGTTGGCCGGGCGTGAAAAAACGGCGCTCGATGCCCGGTGAAGAGACCTCAAGCACATAGGGGCCGGGCATGATGTCTTCCACGTCCAAAAGATATCCGGCATGGCGGCTGACCGTGGCGCAGTGGTCCACAGTCACTCCGGCCTCGCGCTCCGTCTGCCCCTGAGCCGCCCGGGCCTCGGGGGACAGGTCGATGAAAATACGCAAAAGTTCCCGATGCCCGGCCGAGGAGAGTTCGATTCCCCAGGGGATGAGTCCCTCGGCGGCGAGAAACGGGGTGAGAAGCTTTTCGATCCGTTGGGCGCGTTCCTGGATGTCCATATATCCTATAAAATACGGGAAAGTCGGCTCGCGAGCCGTGGCCCGGCAAAAAAAAAGTGGACCCAACCCGCTGGTCCACCTCTCCTCGTCACACATAAAAACGCCAGGGTCGTCAGAGGCTTAGAAGCTGGAGCGGGCGACGAGGATCGAACTCGCGACACCAAGCTTGGGAAGCTTGTACTCTACCAGCTGAGCTACGCCCGCTCGAATTGATGAAATTACCCGGTGTGGAGTTTTTGTCAAGGGGCAAGATGCCCCGGGGAGCCCCCGGGGTTCCCCCGATGGGCGGAGGCGGGCGCCGACACGCCCGGGCGCAGCAACCCGTCCGGACGCAAGACATCCCTT
Above is a genomic segment from Desulfolutivibrio sulfodismutans DSM 3696 containing:
- the rimP gene encoding ribosome maturation factor RimP; the encoded protein is MDIQERAQRIEKLLTPFLAAEGLIPWGIELSSAGHRELLRIFIDLSPEARAAQGQTEREAGVTVDHCATVSRHAGYLLDVEDIMPGPYVLEVSSPGIERRFFTPGQLAGHIGREIEVTLLTPRLGRRRFRGILTGAAGEAFTMTADPGPKQTAVDFAWNDVKKARLVHRFPDAAGDPGQEHFHGPSEVTP